Proteins co-encoded in one Papaver somniferum cultivar HN1 chromosome 5, ASM357369v1, whole genome shotgun sequence genomic window:
- the LOC113281922 gene encoding probable inactive ATP-dependent zinc metalloprotease FTSHI 3, chloroplastic, producing MAPFSVTSTHGAMGTYFDQSMLLCIQNNFRVHTRKTRSLAAQSSSVSMSGCGSLSLTSLGCCYCCCNSKYESFCNNKKIRSHINRSNGQTNSVKCETTDLKKRFSLRLRPRLRLLSRKLKRVSLRAILNDFGMYVKKNMRKLTLSTAISVVLGLCYLFLKLTSVPSPKVVPYSDLILNLQSGSVSKVLFEEGSRRIFYNTASPVPSATQSVDDELLPADSLSESVSDSVLKPENVKTRPPMGMEMLRRFSSTKVSTPVWQYYTRKIDHDENFLLTLMREKGTIYSSAPQSTLTSVRNIMITILTLWIPLAPLMWLLYRQISTSNSPAKKRRPSNQTVNFDDVEGVDTAKTELMEIVLCLQGAINYNKLGAKLPRGVLLVGPPGTGKTLLARAVAGEAGVPFFTVSASEFVEMFVGRGAARIRDLFSIARKSAPSIIFIDELDAVGGKRGRSFNDERDQTLNQLLTEMDGFETDAKVIVIAATNRPEALDPALCRPGRFSRKVFVGEPDEEGRRKILAVHLRGVPLEEDPYLICNLVASLTQGFVGADLANIVNEAALLAARRGGEAVAREDIMQAIERAKFGINGKQLTPSALKAELGKLFPWMPSLGKGNKTRETRLQGPLGYQTLS from the exons ATGGCACCTTTTTCTGTAACATCCACTCATGGAGCCATGGGTACTTATTTTGATCAATCAATGCTTTTATGTATTCAAAATAATTTTAGAGTTCATACAAGAAAGACACGATCTTTAGCAGCTCAATCTAGTTCAGTGTCTATGTCTGGTTGTGGTTCATTATCTTTGACTTCATTGGGTTGTTGTTATTGCTGTTGTAATTCAAAATATGAGTCCTTTTGTAATAATAAGAAAATTAGGTCACATATCAACAGGAGCAATGGTCAAACAAATTCAGTAAAATGTGAAACGACTGATTTGAAGAAACGATTCTCATTGAGATTGCGTCCAAGATTGCGTCTTTTATCAAGGAAATTGAAAAGGGTTTCTTTGAGAGCaattttgaatgattttggaatgtatgtgaagaagaatatgaggaAGCTAACACTCTCTACTGCAATTTCTGTGGTATTGGGTTTATGCTATTTGTTTCTTAAGTTGACGTCTGTGCCATCTCCGAAAGTAGTTCCATACTCGGACTTGATTTTGAATCTTCAAAGTGGCTCAGTATCGAAGGTTCTTTTCGAAGAGGGGTCGCGTCGTATTTTTTATAACACGGCTTCTCCAGTTCCAAGTGCGACTCAGTCGGTAGATGATGAATTACTTCCTGCAGATAGTTTGTCTGAGAGTGTGAGTGATAGTGTTTTAAAGCCGGAAAATGTCAAGACTCGTCCGCCGATGGGTATGGAAATGTTGAGAAGATTTTCAAGTACCAAAGTCTCTACCCCCGTATGGCAATACTACACAAGAAAGATCGACCATGATGAGAATTTCTTACTTACTTTGATGAGAGAGAAGGGAACCATATATAGCTCAGCCCCTCAATCAACATTAACGTCAGTGAGAAACATCATGATAACTATTTTGACTCTGTGGATTCCCTTAGCTCCTCTAATGTGGCTGCTTTACCGTCAAATTTCAACATCCAATAGCCCGGCAAAAAAGCGGCGGCCGAGTAATCAAACtgtgaactttgatgatgtggaGGGTGTTGATACAGCTAAAACAGAACTTATGGAG ATTGTTTTGTGCCTACAAGGAGCTATCAACTACAACAAATTAGGAGCAAAGTTACCCAGAGGTGTACTTCTCGTGGGACCCCCAGGGACAGGAAAAACATTACTAGCTCGTGCTGTGGCTGGAGAAgcaggggtacctttttttacagTCTCTGCTAGTGAATTTGTGGAGATGTTTGTTGGAAGAGGAGCAGCACGTATTAGAGACCTCTTCAGTATTGCAAGGAAAAGTGCACCATCGATCATTTTTATTGACGAGCTTGATGCTGTGGGAGGGAAGCGTGGTAGAAGTTTCAATGATGAACGTGACCAAACACTAAATCAA CTTTTGACAGAAATGGATGGGTTTGAAACAGATGCAAAGGTTATTGTTATTGCAGCGACTAATAGACCGGAAGCATTAGATCCAGCCCTTTGTCGGCCCGGTCGCTTCTCTAGGAAAGTATTTGTAGGAGAACCAGATGAAGAGGGAAGAAGGAAGATACTAGCCGTGCATTTGAGGGGAGTTCCTCTAGAGGAAGATCCATATTTGATATGCAATCTGGTTGCATCTCTGACCCAAGGGTTTGTAGGTGCTGATCTTGCGAATATTGTCAATGAAGCCGCTTTGCTTGCTGCTCGAAGAG GTGGTGAAGCAGTGGCTAGGGAAGATATCATGCAAGCTATAGAAAGAGCAAAGTTTGGAATTAATGGCAAACAGCTTACTCCATCTGCATTAAAAGCGGAGCTCGGGAAACTGTTTCCATGGATGCCATCTCTGGGGAAAGGGAATAAAACAAGAGAGACTAGGTTGCAAGGGCCTTTAGGATACCAAACTCTAAGCTGA
- the LOC113281923 gene encoding oxygen-dependent coproporphyrinogen-III oxidase, chloroplastic-like, which yields MAATTTSTTSILYPIPSSSSSSSLSAPSRSTISSSFFKRTSSPRPLTSINKTTTNSRRGVIRSAVAIEKETPESERPDTFLREVDDPSSSAASPHSSNVRAKFEKMIREAQDSVCAAVEAADGGATFKEDVWSRPGGGGGISRVLQDGNVWEKAGVNVSVVYGVMPPEAYRAAKGDNSTTTKPGPVPFFAAGISSVLHPKNPFAPTLHFNYRYFETDAPKDAPGAPRSWWFGGGTDLTPAYVFEEDVKHFHTVQKNTCDKFDPSFYPKFKKWCDDYFVIKHRNERRGLGGIFFDDLNDYDQEMLLSFATECANSVIPAYIPIIEKRKDTPFTEQNKAWQQLRRGRYVEFNLVYDRGTTFGLKTGGRIESILVSLPLTARWEYDHKPEEGSEEWKLLDACINPKDWI from the exons ATGGCGGCAACCACTACTAGCACCACCTCAATTCTCTACCCTatcccttcatcttcttcttcttcctcgttaTCTGCCCCTTCAAGAAGTACAATTTCATCCTCATTCTTCAAAAGAACTTCATCACCAAGACCCCTAACCTCAATCAACAAAACAACTACTAATTCACGAAGAGGGGTTATTAGATCAGCTGTAGCAATCGAGAAAGAAACACCAGAATCTGAAAGACCTGATACATTTCTGAGAGAAGTTGATGAcccttcttcatcagcagcatcaCCACATTCTTCAAATGTTAGAGCTAAATTCGAGAAGATGATTAGGGAAGCTCAAGATAGTGTCTGTGCAGCTGTTGAAGCAGCTGATGGTGGTGCTACTTTCAAAGAGGATGTTTGGTCTAgacctggtggtggtggtggtattaGTAGGGTACTACAAGATGGGAATGTTTGGGAGAAAGCTGGTGTTAATGTTTCTGTTGTTTATGGTGTTATGCCTCCTGAAGCTTATAGAGCTGCCAAGGGTGACAATTCTACAACCACTAAGCCTGGTCCTGTTCCATTCTTTGCCGCTGGGATTAGCTCT GTATTACATCCAAAGAATCCATTTGCACCAACGCTTCACTTCAACTATCGCTACTTCGAGACTGATGCTCCAAAAG ATGCACCTGGAGCGCCTAGATCATGGTGGTTTGGTGGTGGCACTGATTTAACACCTGCCTATGTTTTTGAGGAGGATGTGAAACATTTTCATACG gttcaaaaaaatacatgtGACAAATTTGATCCTAGCTTCTACCCGAAATTCAAGAAATGGTGTGATGATTACTTCGTTATTAAG CACCGAAATGAAAGGCGTGGACTtggaggaatattttttgatgatcTTAATGACTATGACCAAGAGATGCTTCTCTCCTTTGCCACTG AATGTGCAAACTCTGTGATCCCTGCATACATACCCATTATAGAAAAAAGGAAAGATACACCATTCACTGAGCAGAATAAAGCATGGCAGCAGTTGCGCAGAGGAAGATATGTGGAATTCAACTTG GTTTATGACCGTGGTACAACATTCGGACTGAAGACAGGGGGCAGAATTGAGAGCATTCTCGTTTCCCTCCCACTAACAGCACGATGGGAATATGACCAT AAACCCGAGGAGGGTAGTGAAGAATGGAAACTGCTAGATGCATGCATCAACCCGAAGGAttggatttaa